The genomic region ATTAGCCTATTGACCTCCTCGATTGTTTTTGGATCGTTGACTGGTTCGCCACACCTTAATCGCTTACCGCCCTCGACCTTGACGCCCCAGCAAATCCTTAAGCCGTTAAGAGCCATGGAGACATCCATAAGGTTATTCATCAACCGAACTAATAAGCCACTACCAACCCAGTGCTGAAATGGAATAAGCACTTAATTGAAAGCCCTAGTCAGGTACGGGAGTAGGGCGTACAAGCCCTACACTAACCTCACCTACCACACCCTCGACAACCCACCAACACCAGGAAAACGCTAAGAAAAATACACAACACATACACACAAACAACGAAACAAACACAGAACAAAATTTCCCAAGCCCAGGTAGAGAGGGATTATGAAGCACTTAAGATTATGTTGAGTACCGAGTATATCATCCGAGCGCAGACTCCCCTGCTGTGACGATAGGCTGAGGGGTTATGCTTGATTAAGTGGTTATGTTAATCATCAGGGAAAGGCTTTTTACCTTGTGAGCGCATTGCTGGTAGGTGACGATTTTTTAGAGCCCGCTGATTGGATTTATTTCAATGATGAGTGGCTGAGCGCTGATTGAATATTAAAAGATGAAGTTGAAGTTTAAGGAATTTTATGTGGAGATTTAGGCGTGGATAATGGAAATTAGTCCACAAGTTCTATCTCTATTTTTATGTTCTCGGGAACCCTTAACCTCATTAACTGCCTAATGGCCCTCTCGTCAGCGTCCATGTCTATTAATCGCTTATAGATCCTCATCTCCCAGTGGTCGTACGTGTGGTATCCCTGCCCACTTGGCGCCCTTCTAACCGTTACCAGCAATCTCTTCCTGGGCAGTGGTATTGGGCCTGAGACCTTAACGCCAAGTTTCTTAGCTATGCCTACTATCTCATTGGCTAAGTCATCAACCTGCTTACTGTCTGTTCCCCAAATGCGTATTCGCGCCTTTCTCGGCATTAATCATCACGCCTTAATTTCAACCTTCTTCGGCTTAATCTCGATTATCTGCCCAGCGGCTATTGTCCTACCCATGTCCCTGAGGGCGAACCTACCAAGCCCTGGGAAGTCACTGTACTTCTCAACAACCACGTCCTTAAGCGGCTTAAGCCTAACAACCGCCACGTCACCCTGCTTAATGAACTGAGGCTTCTGCTCCACGGTCTGGCCCGTCCTTGGGTCCAGCTTGGCTATTAGCTCAACGATCTGTGCTGGCACAGTCGCCGTGTGTATGTGGAGTACTGGTGTGTAGCCTGGGCCTATTGCCGTTGGGTGCCATAGAACGGCGATTCTAGCCACAATCTCCTCAGCAACCGTCGGTGGGTTGGCTAGGTGGCCCATCACGTCACCTCTCTTAACGTCCTCCTTCTCAATACCCCTAACGTTAATGCCAATGTTATCGCCGGGCTGCGCCTGCTCCAACTTCATGTGGTGCGTCTCTATGCTCCTGACATCACCGACCTTGGCAGGCGGCATTACGACAACCCTATCACCAACCTTAAGCACTCCAGTCTCGACCCTACCGACAACCACCGTACCTGCACCTGTTATTGTGTAGACGTCCTGTATTGGTAGCCTGAATGGCTTGTCAACAGGCCTTGGCGGCGGCTGTAACGCATCAAGTGCCTCTAATAAGGTTGGCCCATTGTACCACGGCATGTTGCTGCTCTTCTCCTTAATATTGTCGCCCTTCAGGGCACTAACCGGTATGAAGGGTACCTTCGATGGATCATAGCCGAGTAGCTTCATGAACTTGCTGACCTCAGCCTTGATCTGCTCATACCTCTTCTGGTCGTAGTTGACGACATCCATCTTATTAACAGCCACTATTATCTGTCTAATACCCAACGTGGCAGCTAGGAATAGGTGCTCCCTAGTTTGACCCTGTGGTCCAATGCCCGTCTCGAACTCGCCAGGCCTTGCGGAGACAACGAGTAATGCGGCATCCGCTTGGCTTGCACCTACTATCATGTTCTTGACGAAGTCCCTGTGGCCCGGTAGGTCTATGATTGTTATGAAGTACTTGGGCGTCTCGAAGCCTACGTGCATCGCCTCAATCGTGACACCCCTCTCCCTCTCCTCCTTCAGCCTGTCAGTTACCCAGGCATATACGAAGTCCTCCTTACCCATCTTCTTAGCCTGCTCCTCAAGCTCCTTGAAGCCCTTCTCGTCAACATAGCCAGTAACCACCAGTAGGTGGCCCACCAGTGTTGATTTGCCGTGGTCAACATGCCCTATAACCGCTAGGTTAAGGTGTGGCTTTTGTAAAGCCGTCTCCTTAGGCTTAAGTATCAGGCTCATACCTATCAAGACGGAGTTGTGAAAATAAAAATTAATAAGTTTTTGGGTTTCGATCACCGACATGAACAAGGTTAAACAACGACCTTAAGTAAGTATTGCCCATAGTGACTTTAACTTCTCCTGAAAAGGAATAATGGTTGTGGTCGATCTAATGGTTCCTCTTGGTGTAGATTGAAGTCTATCCTTAACATTACTTAGGTGGGTGTAATGAGAAATAGGTCAATGCCTATCTCATTGAGGGTTTATTTAACCACGTAAGTCATCACGAGAGCCTCTGCCTTAACTTCTCCACGCTGTCCTGAACTATTTTCTGGGCCACTGGGTCTAGTACCCTGGCTCCCATTGAGCCTATTAGGCCGCCCACGTTGCCGTCGAAGTACCAATTAACCTTGGTCCTACCTGGGCTTGGCTCCTCAAGTCTGAAACCAATTTCGAAGTCCATGGTGCTCTGCATCCCCGTGCCCCTACCAACGACCTTGGCGCTCTCGGGTGGCTTTTTCTCGGTGAACTTAGCGGTTATGTTTATCGTACCCTTAATAGCCCCAACACCCATACTTGCCTTAACCCTGAAGTTATCTGGGTCAATCACATCCACAGACTCAACACCGGGTATTACCGAGGCTATGTTCCTCGGGTCGATGAGGAAGTTATAAACCACATCCCTAGGCTTATCAACCTCAAAGGAACCATCATAGTGAACCCTCGCCATACGGTGGGTCAATGTTAAACTTATTTATAAGTAATTCCAACGGTACTTAAATTAATAGGGCGATTATCGAGATTATGCAGGACACCAGTAATAGGGTGGGTATGGTGATAAGCCCCGTATCAATACCATATATTGATATTAATAGTGATATTAGGTACGTGGTTAAACCACCCAGTGAACTGGCCACGTGGTAAGAAACGCCAGCGCTAACGTGCTTAACATCACTTCTGAATAGTGATACTAGGTATAGCGATTGTGGTGTGTAGGTTATTGCGTCGGCTATGCCAAAGAGAATAAAGAGGGGTAATGGCTCTATCCTAAACATGAAGGCATTCACCAGGGAGAAGAAAACGTAACCGAGTAGTAACGCCTTAATTGGGCTCATCCTAGTCATGATTAATGACATTATTAACGTGAATATCAATAGGGAGATTGTGGCCGTGATTATTAGGCTTGAAACCTCACGCACGCTAAAGTATAGGAGTAGTACGGATGTGTACACGTAAAAACTCAAACTCTCACCAAGCTTAACACCGATAGCCCTTACAATCCTCTTAACATCCTCAACGCGGAATGTCGGCCTCCAATTAATGGATCCAGCGCCCTGCTGTGCAAGTGTTAGGATTACCGCGGCTGATGAGAGGCTTAATAACGATCCCATTAATAACGCCAACCGCCACTGAATAACCGCGAAGGTCGTTAATAACATACCCAGTGGAACACCGAGTTGCACGAGGCTCGTTAGAAACCTACCAACACTACCCCTCACGGATTCGTACGTAAGGACCGATGCTGATGCCCACTCACCACCGAGAGCCATTCCCTGGGCTACCCTTAGGACCAATAATTCGTATGCGGTATACCACGTGTTTTTAATAATCGATATTAGGAGAGTTGAAATACCCATGATCACGAGAGTCGAAACTAACGATGACTTACTAGAGAATTTATCGCCAACCAAGCCAAAGACATAAGCACCAATGGGCCTTGCAATGAATGCTACGAATATTGTTGTGAAAGACAATAATAGGCCTAAATGCAGTGCTGATCTTGTTAGTATTATTGATGCGATAATGTTGTAGGCTAGGAAGTTGTACCACATGGATATCGTGCCTACCACGCTGAACAATGCCACCACTAAATTCCTCATGCGCCAATTCCTAACATTAAACCTGGGCTCTTGAGTATTGCGGATTAACCCACTCACGGATTAATTATTATCAATAGTGTGGTTAGTAGTAGGATTATGTCTGTGGTTAAGCAATACATGCAATAGGCCCTGTGGCTCACCTGTAGGTATATTCCGTAAACACCAATTATTAAGCCGATTATTGATAGGGCCAGTGCAATCATTAGTATGTTCATTATTATTAGGAGTCCTATTAGGAATAGAACAACGGCAGCCCCAATAGCTAGTAATAGCCTAATCCTCCTTGGCACTATGAAGTTGAACCTATCACAATGAAAGATGCCAGGTAGACACACATTTACATACTTGATATTTTCATATGTGTAGTAGGTCATTAGCCCTGAACCAGCCAGCGGTATTATGGCGAGTAGCGGTGTCATCAAATGCCCTAAGAAACACGCATTAAAATCTAGAATGATTTGTGCAAAATATGCATTTTTAATCAACTAAATAAGTGAATGCTTACTAAGACCTAATTATATAAAGTATGTGAGGTAATTCCTGAAGTATTATTTCAAGCCCAGTCTTAACGCCATCCGGCGAGCCGGGCAAGGCCACTATCAGCTTACCCCTGGCAACCCCAGCGGTAGCTCTCGTCATTATTACGCCAGTACCAATCTTCTGATAACTAACCTGCCTAAACAACTCGCCGAAGCCCTCGAGCTCCTTCTCAAAGAGTGGTCTAAGGGCCTCTATCGTTACGTCACTCCTGGCAAGCCCCGTACCACCCGTGAGCACTATCACGTCCACATCATCACGAAGCAGTAAGGAATCAACCAGTGAGCGTATCATGACCAGGTCATCCTTTATCAACTCCCTGCCAACAACCCTATGCCCAGCCTGCTTGAGCATGGACTCCGCCAGGTCCCCCGACTCATCGGTGTATGGTTGACCACTCACCTTTGCGTTATAACGTGAGGTGGACACGGTTATCACGAAGAAATTGGCGGTCCTAGGACCTGCCTCCTTATGCATTGATCTTGGCACGCTCATTGAGGAAACACCTCATGATTTAGTATTTAAGGACTTCATCCGGCTTACGCATAATTATTCATTAACCGCGTAAAAACGCTTATTTAGCCCGGTTAATCAGTTAGCCGGTGTCTTCCTGCGAATTCTTCAGGGCCTTGACAAAGGTTAGTTCGGAGGGTGATAAAATAGTCATTGTTAAGATGCTTGTTGGCGATAATGTGATATCCGACATAGTAGTTAATGGGAAGTCCCTACTCGGCATTGCCACAGGTAATGAGGTCTTGGAACTAGCCAGTAAGGCGTTGGCTGAGAATAGGACCATCGAGGCCGTAATAAACAACGTTAGGGTTATTCTAGAGCCCGTGGAACCGAGACCTACAGTAATCGTGGTTGGCTCAGGACTCATAGCCAGGGCATTACTTGATGTTGGTAATGCCATTGGTTATTACGTGGCTGTTGTGGGTAATGGCGACATAGATAAAGACCGCTTTAGCGGTGCGTATTTCATAAGTAATGATCTCAGGGACCTTGAAAAGCTCGTTGATGAGAACTCCATCGTAATAATAGCAAATGAGGGCGGTAAGCCTTATGATGCCGAGGCCCTCTACATAGCCCTTAAGCACAATGCTAAGTTCATAGGCCTACTCGCAAGCCAAAGGAGGGCTGCCATCATGATTGCGGACATGGTCAGGAGGGGATTAAGCCTTGATTACGTATTAAGCAAGCTGCACTCACCCGTTGGGCTTGACATTGGTGCTAAGACCGCGGGCGAGATTGCCCTTAGCATACTTGCTGAGGTTATGATGTTCATTAGAAATGCGAGTGGTAAACCAATGCGTGAGGTTAAGGATCCAAGGAAGTTTATTAAGGATGCTCTCGAGGGCAGGATACAGGAGCAGTCATGTTCGTGGAGACCTACCGAGCTTAAACTTTGAAATTCCCTGCCTATTGCGTTGCCTTTAGCTCCTTCAATTTCTGAGCAGCCAACTTAACGGCTTCAATTATGTTCTGATAACCAGTGCATCTGCACAGGTTTCCTGATAAACCCCTCCTAATCTCCTCCTCGGTTGGGTTAGGATTCTCACCCAGCAACCAGTAGGTCTCCATTATGAAGCCTGGGGTGCAGTAACCACACTGTAACGCGTGCTTTTCCCAATAGGCCTCCTGTATTGGGTGTAGCTTGCCGTCCTTGGCTAAGCCCTCCAGCGTCAGGATCTCCGCGCCATCTGCCTGGACCGCGAGTACCTGGCAGGACTTGACAC from Vulcanisaeta distributa DSM 14429 harbors:
- the rpsJ gene encoding 30S ribosomal protein S10; the protein is MPRKARIRIWGTDSKQVDDLANEIVGIAKKLGVKVSGPIPLPRKRLLVTVRRAPSGQGYHTYDHWEMRIYKRLIDMDADERAIRQLMRLRVPENIKIEIELVD
- the tuf gene encoding translation elongation factor EF-1 subunit alpha, which codes for MSLILKPKETALQKPHLNLAVIGHVDHGKSTLVGHLLVVTGYVDEKGFKELEEQAKKMGKEDFVYAWVTDRLKEERERGVTIEAMHVGFETPKYFITIIDLPGHRDFVKNMIVGASQADAALLVVSARPGEFETGIGPQGQTREHLFLAATLGIRQIIVAVNKMDVVNYDQKRYEQIKAEVSKFMKLLGYDPSKVPFIPVSALKGDNIKEKSSNMPWYNGPTLLEALDALQPPPRPVDKPFRLPIQDVYTITGAGTVVVGRVETGVLKVGDRVVVMPPAKVGDVRSIETHHMKLEQAQPGDNIGINVRGIEKEDVKRGDVMGHLANPPTVAEEIVARIAVLWHPTAIGPGYTPVLHIHTATVPAQIVELIAKLDPRTGQTVEQKPQFIKQGDVAVVRLKPLKDVVVEKYSDFPGLGRFALRDMGRTIAAGQIIEIKPKKVEIKA
- a CDS encoding SRPBCC family protein; translation: MARVHYDGSFEVDKPRDVVYNFLIDPRNIASVIPGVESVDVIDPDNFRVKASMGVGAIKGTINITAKFTEKKPPESAKVVGRGTGMQSTMDFEIGFRLEEPSPGRTKVNWYFDGNVGGLIGSMGARVLDPVAQKIVQDSVEKLRQRLS
- a CDS encoding MFS transporter; protein product: MSGLIRNTQEPRFNVRNWRMRNLVVALFSVVGTISMWYNFLAYNIIASIILTRSALHLGLLLSFTTIFVAFIARPIGAYVFGLVGDKFSSKSSLVSTLVIMGISTLLISIIKNTWYTAYELLVLRVAQGMALGGEWASASVLTYESVRGSVGRFLTSLVQLGVPLGMLLTTFAVIQWRLALLMGSLLSLSSAAVILTLAQQGAGSINWRPTFRVEDVKRIVRAIGVKLGESLSFYVYTSVLLLYFSVREVSSLIITATISLLIFTLIMSLIMTRMSPIKALLLGYVFFSLVNAFMFRIEPLPLFILFGIADAITYTPQSLYLVSLFRSDVKHVSAGVSYHVASSLGGLTTYLISLLISIYGIDTGLITIPTLLLVSCIISIIALLI
- a CDS encoding MogA/MoaB family molybdenum cofactor biosynthesis protein, yielding MSVPRSMHKEAGPRTANFFVITVSTSRYNAKVSGQPYTDESGDLAESMLKQAGHRVVGRELIKDDLVMIRSLVDSLLLRDDVDVIVLTGGTGLARSDVTIEALRPLFEKELEGFGELFRQVSYQKIGTGVIMTRATAGVARGKLIVALPGSPDGVKTGLEIILQELPHILYIIRS
- a CDS encoding XdhC family protein codes for the protein MSSCEFFRALTKVSSEGDKIVIVKMLVGDNVISDIVVNGKSLLGIATGNEVLELASKALAENRTIEAVINNVRVILEPVEPRPTVIVVGSGLIARALLDVGNAIGYYVAVVGNGDIDKDRFSGAYFISNDLRDLEKLVDENSIVIIANEGGKPYDAEALYIALKHNAKFIGLLASQRRAAIMIADMVRRGLSLDYVLSKLHSPVGLDIGAKTAGEIALSILAEVMMFIRNASGKPMREVKDPRKFIKDALEGRIQEQSCSWRPTELKL
- the cutC gene encoding glyceraldehyde dehydrogenase subunit gamma, with the protein product MDMAVTLKVGPEEKVRIRVKVNGVWYEREVEPRKLLVHFLREDLGLTSVHVGCDTGHCGACTVIMNGVSVKSCQVLAVQADGAEILTLEGLAKDGKLHPIQEAYWEKHALQCGYCTPGFIMETYWLLGENPNPTEEEIRRGLSGNLCRCTGYQNIIEAVKLAAQKLKELKATQ